The stretch of DNA AACTGGTGCCAACAAGCAGTGCATGACTCAGGTTATAACCGCTTAAGTCATATTTATCCAGCTTTTGTCCGGATAAATCGACCTGGATTTCGGGGTTCATTGACCGCCACTGATTGAAAGTGCTCGACCCTTGCTCGATTAGCGCAAGACATTCATCCGCAGACAGAATCGCCTTTGAATTCACACACACCGTCCTTATGTCTAAACAAACTCATACCTACTATACCTAAAAAAACACATCCACATAAACGAACAAAATTTGTTACGCTTCACAAAATGCTAACAAATGCTCAACGCCCTATCGGTTCCTTTTCTTAGCTTTTCAAGAGAATGAATCAATAATTATGCTAAGGTAACCATAGGTTTATTTCGGAGTGTTCCCCATGCCCCGCATTGACAAAACTGGCATGCCGCCAGGTTCGCCTATTCACGTTAGCCATAACCAACCATTGCCGACAGCGGTCAACATCTATCGCTTCACACACGACCAACTCGACATTGTTCGTGATGCTTCCTCGGAACAGGTACTTGACCTACTTCAAACGCCATTTCATGGCACCACATGGGTTCAGATTCAGGGGCTTGCCGATACCCAATTTTTGGCACAGCTTGCCCAAACTCTGGACATTCATCAGCTTATCCTTGAGGATATTCTCAACTGCCATCAGCGCCCAAAATTGGAGGAGTACGAACACCTAATCTTTGCTGTATTACGGTATGCCTTATGGGACTTAGAAACCACGCTGAATTCGGACTCCCAAGTGAGCATGATCTACCTGCCACACGTCGTTGTGTCATTCGAAGAATCGTCCACTTCTCTTTTTAACCCTGTGGTCGAAAGACTGAAAAATGCGCGAGGCAAGCTTCGCAATCATGGCCCCGACTATCTGTTCTATGCTTTGATGGACGTGGTGGTCGACAGCTATGTCTATATGCACGATACACTGGAGGATTATATTTTTGAGTTAGAAGAAGAACTTCTGTCCGCCGACACGGACCAAGCGACACTTCTTAAGATCCAGAATCTGAAACGCGTGGTACTTCGTCAGCGCAAAGCTATGCTCCCAGTCGCGAATATGGTGAGTGGACTGATTCGGGGAGACAATTCACTGATTAAAGAAACCACGCTCCCCTACTTTCGTGATATCGAAGACCATGCCCTTCGTGTGATCGGCAATCTGGAAACCGCGCGCGAGCTTCTAGATTCAATGCTCGACGTCTATTTATCGCTGGTAAGCCAACATATGAACGAAATCATGAAAGTACTGACCGTCTTTGCGGCAATTTTCATTCCACTGACGTTTCTTGCAGGTGTTTATGGAATGAATTTCAAGCACATGCCAGAATTGGAGTGGCAGTGGGGCTATTTGGGCATATGGGGGGTCTTTATACTTGTCGGGGTGTCTTTACTCGTTTACTTCAAGCGACGACGCTGGCTATGAGGGTTAGCGTTGTCAAAATACTCTCGACATAGGCTCCTATTGATAACGATCAAAACAGGCCGCCTTTTTTGCGCTACAATCTGCGCACCCTTGATCAAAATCAGTGTGTTTTACCATCCAACTACAAGGACAACCATCCATGAACGACAAAGCACTGACCTACAACTATACGGTGGTGCGCCAGTTTGCGGTGATGACCGTTATCTGGGGCATTGTCGGCATGGCTGTCGGTGTGTTAATCGCCGCTCAGCTCATTTGGCCAGAGTTGAACTTTGACACGCCTTGGCTGACTTATTCACGACTGCGGCCGCTGCATACCAACGCCGTCATTTTTGCGTTTGGGGGATCGGCGCTGATGGGTACCGCTTTCTATGTCGTGCAACGCACCTGCCAGACACGACTGTTTAGCGACAAGCTGGCCAGTTTTGTTTTCTGGGGGTGGACCGCGATTATTATCGCCGCAGCTATAACGCTACCACTCGGGTATACCACCGCCAAGGAATACGCGGAACTTGAATGGCCGATTGACATTGCCATTGCGGTGGTGTGGGTGGCATTCGCCATCGTGTACTTTGGCACGATTGTGAAGCGCCGTACCAGCCATATCTATGTGGCGAACTGGTTCTACGGCGGTTTTATTTTGGCTGTAGCCATACTCCACATTTTTAATAGCCTAGAATACCCGGTCTCCACCATGAAATCCTATTCGATTTACGCGGGGGCTGTGGATGCCATGGTGCAATGGTGGTACGGCCACAATGCCGTGGGCTTTTTCCTGACCGCTGGCTTTCTGGGCATGATGTATTACTTTGTGCCAAAGCAGGCTGAACGACCCGTGTATTCTTATCGTCTTTCCATCGTGCACTTTTGGGCCCTGATTGGTGTCTACATGTGGGCGGGACCGCATCATCTGCATTATTCGGCGCTGCCTGACTGGGCGCAGTCATTGGGTATGGTGTTCTCTCTCATTCTTCTCGCGCCATCCTGGGGCGGTATGATCAACGGCATCATGACGCTCTCAGGCGCCTGGCACAAATTGCGCGACGACCCAATCATTCGCTTCCTGATCGTTTCGCTGTCGTTCTACGGCATGTCGACCTTCGAAGGGCCCATGATGTCCATCAAAACCGTTAACGCCTTGTCACATGATACGGACTGGACCATTGGTCACGTGCACAGCGGCGCTTTAGGCTGGGTTGCCATGGTCACCATTGGTTCCATGTACCATTTGATTCCACGCCTATGGGGCAAAAAAGAAATGTACAGCGTCAAGCTGATTAATTGGCACTTCTGGTTGTCGACCATCGGCATTGTCCTGTACATCACGGCCATGTGGATCGCCGGTGTGACGCAAGGGCTCATGTGGCGCGCCACCAACGATGATGGCACGTTGACTTGGTCCTTTATCGAAAGCTTGAAAGCCACTTATCCATACTACGGCATTCGCCTCGCTGGTGGCATCTTGTTCCTATCGGGTATGTTCCTTATGGCATACAACGTGTTTAAAACGATTGCCGGTCCAAAACAGACCGTGACGGAACAAACCATCGAGCCGAAGCAGGCATAAGGGGGTGCACGATGAAACATGAAGTGGTCGAAAAAAATATTGGCTTGATGGGCCTGCTGATTCTTATCGTCGTCTCGATAGGTGGATTGGTGGAAATTTTGCCACTCTTCCACATGGACGAAACAACTAAGCCGGTCGACGGCCTGAAACCATACACTGCCTTACAACTTGAAGGCCGCGATATCTATATTCGAGAAGGTTGCCATGTCTGCCACACACAAATGGTGCGACCATTGCGCGCCGAAGTAGAACGCTACGGTCACTATTCGGTGGCTGGTGAGTTTGTCTACGAGCACCCATTCTTATGGGGGTCAAAACGCACAGGCCCTGATCTGGCACGGGTCGGTGGACGTTACAGTGATGACTGGCACAGAGTGCACTTAATCAACCCGCGTGACGTGGTCAAGGACTCCAA from Gammaproteobacteria bacterium encodes:
- the corA gene encoding magnesium and cobalt transport protein CorA → MPRIDKTGMPPGSPIHVSHNQPLPTAVNIYRFTHDQLDIVRDASSEQVLDLLQTPFHGTTWVQIQGLADTQFLAQLAQTLDIHQLILEDILNCHQRPKLEEYEHLIFAVLRYALWDLETTLNSDSQVSMIYLPHVVVSFEESSTSLFNPVVERLKNARGKLRNHGPDYLFYALMDVVVDSYVYMHDTLEDYIFELEEELLSADTDQATLLKIQNLKRVVLRQRKAMLPVANMVSGLIRGDNSLIKETTLPYFRDIEDHALRVIGNLETARELLDSMLDVYLSLVSQHMNEIMKVLTVFAAIFIPLTFLAGVYGMNFKHMPELEWQWGYLGIWGVFILVGVSLLVYFKRRRWL
- the ccoN gene encoding cytochrome-c oxidase, cbb3-type subunit I, producing the protein MNDKALTYNYTVVRQFAVMTVIWGIVGMAVGVLIAAQLIWPELNFDTPWLTYSRLRPLHTNAVIFAFGGSALMGTAFYVVQRTCQTRLFSDKLASFVFWGWTAIIIAAAITLPLGYTTAKEYAELEWPIDIAIAVVWVAFAIVYFGTIVKRRTSHIYVANWFYGGFILAVAILHIFNSLEYPVSTMKSYSIYAGAVDAMVQWWYGHNAVGFFLTAGFLGMMYYFVPKQAERPVYSYRLSIVHFWALIGVYMWAGPHHLHYSALPDWAQSLGMVFSLILLAPSWGGMINGIMTLSGAWHKLRDDPIIRFLIVSLSFYGMSTFEGPMMSIKTVNALSHDTDWTIGHVHSGALGWVAMVTIGSMYHLIPRLWGKKEMYSVKLINWHFWLSTIGIVLYITAMWIAGVTQGLMWRATNDDGTLTWSFIESLKATYPYYGIRLAGGILFLSGMFLMAYNVFKTIAGPKQTVTEQTIEPKQA
- the ccoO gene encoding cytochrome-c oxidase, cbb3-type subunit II; its protein translation is MKHEVVEKNIGLMGLLILIVVSIGGLVEILPLFHMDETTKPVDGLKPYTALQLEGRDIYIREGCHVCHTQMVRPLRAEVERYGHYSVAGEFVYEHPFLWGSKRTGPDLARVGGRYSDDWHRVHLINPRDVVKDSNMPAFPWLAERKLDGKLTAKKMQVLRKLGVPYTDEQIANAQ